The following coding sequences are from one Rutidosis leptorrhynchoides isolate AG116_Rl617_1_P2 chromosome 11, CSIRO_AGI_Rlap_v1, whole genome shotgun sequence window:
- the LOC139875445 gene encoding leucine-rich repeat receptor protein kinase HPCA1 — MAVCVSHLSWWCLLPLLFYAEFKVVLSDTDPADVEALRALKDQWQNTPPSWKRSNDPCLWEGVTCSNSRVVSLGLSSMGLVGQLVGDIGGLTALTSLDLSFNGGLTGSISPRIGDIKSLNILILAGCSFTGSIPTELGNLQQLSFLALNTNNLTGVIPSTLGSLSKLYWLDLAENHLTGSIPVSTNTQPGLDQLKHAKHFHFNKNKLTGAIPEKLFSSDMVLIHVLFDGNQLTGKIPSTIGLVQTLEVLRLDRNALSGEVPLNLNNLTSLSELNLAHNNLYGALPDLNGMNSLAYVDLSNNSFIQSEPPVWFSTLPSLSTLVMEFASLKGRLPQELFSLSGIQQVKLKNNEINDTLNMGSSISEQLQLVDLQSNDIEAVTLSAEYRNTLELSGNPVCNTALAHTTYCRVQQQTTKAYSTSLANCGSKSCPLDQKLCPQTCECAYPYEGTMYFRAPSFRELSSVNIWHSLEMSLWVKLGLTPGSVSLQNPFFNTDDYLQVYLQLFPSERKHFNRSEIQKMGFYLSNQTYKPPAGFGPYFFIATPYDFLEGHRGATIGVGTIVGITTGCTLLVIILIGLLLYAVCQKKRAEKAIGLSRPFASWASTGKDGGGAPQLKGARWFSYDDLKKSTSNFSVANQIGFGGYGKVYRGIVPGGQVVAIKRAQKASMQGGHEFKTEIELLSRVHHKNLVGLVGFCFEQGEQMLVYEFMPNGTLRDSLTGKSGIYLDWKRRLRIALGSARGLTYLHELANPPIIHRDIKSTNILLDENLTAKVSDFGLSKLISDTEGHVSTQVKGTMGYLDPEYYMTQQLTDKSDVYSFGVVMLELVTAKPPISKGRYIVREVRSALDTTEEEEVYGLKNLLDPSLKNMTHLTGFGRFIQLAMQCVEDSAADRPTMSDVVKTLENILISDGLHTESTSASSSATEFGSVKSAPRHPYNEGALKRNASNGDAFDYSGGYNISARVEPK; from the exons ATGGCAGTTTGCGTATCACATTTATCGTGGTGGTGTCTGCTACCACTCCTGTTTTATGCCGAGTTTAAGGTGGTGCTCTCGGATACTGACCCTGCTGACG TGGAGGCGCTTCGAGCTTTGAAAGACCAATGGCAGAATACACCACCTAGCTGGAAAAGGTCAAATGATCCATGTTTATGGGAAGGTGTCACCTGCAGCAACTCACGGGTCGTTTCATT GGGACTGTCAAGCATGGGTCTCGTAGGTCAGCTTGTTGGTGACATTGGTGGTCTTACTGCATTAACATCCTT GGACTTGTCGTTTAATGGAGGACTCACTGGTTCAATCTCTCCGCGGATAGGTGATATTAAAAGTCTCAACATATT AATTCTAGCAGGTTGTAGCTTCACCGGTAGCATTCCAACCGAACTTGGAAATCTGCAGCAGCTATCATTTTT ggcCCTGAACACAAACAATTTAACTGGTGTAATCCCATCAACATTGGGATCACTTTCAAAACTTTACTGGCTGGATCTAGCGGAGAATCATCTCACCGGATCTATTCCTGTCTCAACTAACACCCAACCAGGCTTAGATCAGCTCAAACATGCCAAGCATTT CCATTTCAATAAGAACAAGCTGACAGGTGCAATTCCTGAGAAACTTTTTAGCAGTGACATGGTGCTGATACATGT ACTGTTTGATGGAAACCAACTAACTGGAAAAATCCCATCCACCATAGGATTGGTTCAGACACTAGAGGTCCT CCGGCTTGATAGAAACGCATTATCGGGTGAAGTTCCACTCAACCTTAACAACCTCACTAGCTTAAGTGAATT GAATTTAGCTCACAACAATCTGTATGGAGCTTTGCCAGATTTAAATGGGATGAATTCCCTAGCATATGT AGACTTGAGCAATAATTCTTTTATTCAATCTGAGCCTCCTGTTTGGTTTTCGACGTTACCATCATTAAGCACTTT GGTTATGGAATTTGCTTCACTTAAAGGAAGGCTTCCACAAGAACTATTCAGTTTATCAGGAATTCAACAAGT AAAACTGAAAAACAACGAGATCAATGATACGTTGAATATGGGCAGCAGCATAAGTGAGCAACTACAACTCGTTGATCTGCAAAGCAACGACATCGAAGCTGTAACTCTGAGTGCCGAATACAGAAACACCTTAGA ACTGTCTGGGAACCCAGTGTGCAATACAGCTCTTGCACACACAACCTATTGTCGTGTTCAACAACAAACCACAAAGGCATATTCAACAAGCTTAGCTAATTGTGGGAGTAAATCGTGTCCGTTGGATCAAAAACTTTGCCCTCAGACATGTGAGTGTGCGTATCCATATGAAGGCACAATGTACTTTAGAGCACCCTCTTTTAGAGAGTTATCAAGTGTTAATATTTGGCATTCTTTAGAAATGAGCCTTTGGGTGAAACTAGGCCTGACTCCTGGTTCGGTTTCACTCCAAAATCCATTCTTCAACACCGATGACTACCTTCAGGTGTACCTGCAACTCTTTCCATCTGAACGTAAGCATTTTAACCGATCAGAAATTCAAAAAATGGGATTTTACTTGAGTAACCAAACGTACAAACCGCCAGCTGGATTTGGTCCTTATTTTTTCATAGCCACTCCTTATGATTTCTTAG AAGGTCATCGAGGTGCTACAATCGGTGTTGGTACTATTGTCGGGATCACTACTGGTTGTACTTTATTGGTCATCATTCTTATCGGGCTTCTCTTATATGCTGTTTGCCAGAAAAAACGTGCCGAAAAGGCAATTGGTTTAAGTAGACCTTTCG CCTCATGGGCTTCAACGGGTAAGGACGGTGGAGGTGCGCCACAATTAAAAGGAGCTAGATGGTTCTCTTATGATGATCTCAAGAAAAGTACTAGTAACTTTTCTGTTGCTAATCAGATAGGATTTGGTGGCTATGGCAAG GTCTATAGAGGAATTGTACCAGGAGGCCAAGTAGTTGCCATCAAAAGAGCTCAGAAAGCATCCATGCAAGGTGGACATGAGTTCAAGACTGAAATCGAGTTACTTTCGCGGGTTCATCACAAGAACCTCGTGGGTCTTGTCGGGTTTTGTTTCGAACAGGGAGAACAGATGTTGGTGTATGAATTTATGCCTAACGGAACACTCAGAGACAGTCTGACAG GGAAATCAGGAATATATCTAGACTGGAAGAGGAGGCTTCGTATTGCTCTCGGTTCAGCGAGAGGCCTCACTTATCTACATGAGCTTGCAAATCCTCCTATTATCCATAGAGATATCAAGTCCACTAATATCCTTTTAGATGAAAATTTAACTGCAAAAGTTTCAGATTTCGGCCTGTCTAAGCTTATTTCAGACACTGAAGGACACGTATCGACTCAAGTTAAGGGTACAATG GGCTATCTAGATCCAGAATACTACATGACACAACAACTGACCGATAAAAGTGATGTATACAGTTTTGGTGTGGTAATGCTTGAACTAGTTACTGCTAAACCTCCCATCTCAAAAGGAAGGTATATTGTGCGAGAAGTTAGATCAGCGCTGGAtacaacagaagaagaagaagtataCGGATTGAAGAATTTATTAGATCCAAGCTTAAAAAACATGACACATTTGACTGGTTTTGGGAGGTTTATACAACTAGCAATGCAATGTGTTGAAGATTCGGCTGCAGACCGTCCAACTATGAGTGACGTTGTGAAGACACTTGAAAACATTTTAATTAGTGACGGACTTCATACGGAGTCTACATCTGCATCTTCATCGGCAACTGAATTTGGGTCGGTGAAAAGTGCACCTAGACATCCTTATAATGAAGGTGCGCTCAAAAGAAATGCGAGTAATGGTGATGCATTTGACTACAGTGGTGGATACAATATTTCGGCCAGAGTGGAACCTAAGTAA